DNA from Variovorax sp. PBL-H6:
ATTGGAATTGGCTCAGGAATCGCAGATCGCCATCGAAGAACAGGCGCAGGTCGTTCACGCCATAGCGCAGCATCGTGAGCCGGTCCGGGCCCATCCCGAAGGCGAAGCCAATGTAGCGCTCGGGGTCCAGGCCCATGTTGCGCACCACCTGCGGATGCACCTGGCCTGAACCCGAGACCTCGAGCCACCGCCCGGCCAAGGGACCGGTCTGGAACTGGATGTCGATCTCGGCACTGGGCTCGGTGAAAGGGAAGAAGCTGGGCCGGAAGCGCAGCACCAGATCATCGGTCTCGAAGAAGGTACGACAAAAGTCGGTGAAGATGACCTTCAGGTCCTTGAAGCTCACGTTCTCGCCCAACCACAATCCTTCGCACTGGTGAAACATGGGCGAATGCGTGGCGTCGCTGTCGACGCGGTAGGTCCGGCCAGGAGCAATCACGCGGATCTCAGGCGCCTTGACGGTGCCGGTGGTGTCGGCCGCCGCGGCCGCGAACTCGGCCTTGTACTTCTTGATGTGCTGGTGTGCGTAGCGCACCTGCATCGGGCTGGTGTGCGGACGCAGGTTGTAGGGAATGCCATCCTCGCCGTTGATGTCGACGTAGAAGGTGTCCTGCATCGAGCGCGCAGGGTGGTTGGGAGGATTGTTGAGCGAGGTGAAGCTATGCCAGTCGGTCTCGATCTCGGGGCCGTCGGCGACGTCGAAGCCCATGCTCGAGAAGATGGCTTGGATGCGTTCCATCGTCCGGCTCACCGGATGAAGGCCGCCGCCAGCGCGACGGCGGCCGGGGAGCGTCACATCGAGCGCTTCAGCACGCAGCTGGACGGCGAGCTCTTCGTCGGCGAGTTGCTGGCGGCGCGCTGCCAGGGCGGCCTCGATGGCCTGCTTGGCCAGGTTGATCGCGGCGCCGCGCGACTTCTTCTCGTCGACGGACAGCGCGGCCATGCCCTTCATCAGCTCGGTGATGCGGCCGGCCTTGCCGAGGAACTGCGCCTTGGCATTCTCGAGTTCGGCCGGTGCCTTGGCTTCGGCGAAGGCTGCACGTGCGGTATCGACCAGGGAGTCCAACTCGTTCATGGAAATTCTTGAGCGTGAGAGAGAGAAAGGCCGGTGTCGCGAATAAAAAAGGGCTGGAGCCCTTTCAAGCGCCAGCCCTTGTACCGTGGGCGCAGGCCGCCTCTCGAGGAGGGGCAGCCTGCTTGCGAGATCAAGCAGCCAGCTTGGCCTTGACCTGCTCCACGATGCCGGCAAAAGCGGCCTTGTCGTGCACGGCGATATCGGCCAGGACCTTGCGGTCGATCTCGATACCGGCCTTGCGGATGCCGTTGGCGAACTGGCTGTAGGTCAGGCCCAGTTCACGTGAAGCAGCATTGATACGGGCGATCCACAGTTGGCGAAACACGCGCTTCTTGGTACGGCGGTCACGGTAGGCGTATTGGCCCGCCTTCATCACCGCCTGCTTGGCGATGCGGAAGACGTTGCCGCGACGACCGCGGAAACCCTTGGCAAGTGCGAGAACCTTCTTGTGGCGGGCGCGGGCCGTAACACCACGTTTGACGCGAGGCATGTGTGTACTCCTTGTTCGTCGTGTTAGATGCCGCTGCCGGGCAACATGGCGGCCATCGAAACCATGTTGGTCTCATGCACTGCCGTTGCTCCACGCAAGTGACGCTTGTTCTTGGTGGTCTTCTTCGTCAGGATGTGACGCTTGAAGGCTTGACCGCGCTTGACGGTACCACCGGGACGAACGCGGAAACGCTTTTTCGCGCTGCTCTTGGTCTTCATTTTGGGCATGTGAATGCTCCTTTCGTTTGTGCTCGTGAGGCGCCGAGGATGATTCCGCCGGTCTTGTTGGCCCCGAGACACTTCTTCATCCCGCCACTGCCTGCGCCCAGAGACGCTGGCAGCGGCGAAATCCCTTCGAACCTTCTACTGCCGCCGCGCCTCAGGCCGCAGCGGGTGCCGTCGTCGGCTCGCTGGCCGCTTTGGCTGGACCGCCGCCGCCCTTCTTGCGGCCCGGCGCGATCATCATGATCATTTGCCGGCCTTCGAGCTTCGGGAACTGCTCGACCACAATGCTGTCGCCGAGGTCGTCGCGAATGCGCTGGAGCAGCGCCAGGCCGAGTTCCTGGTGCGTGATCTCGCGGCCTCGAAAGCGCAGCGTGATCTTGCATTTGTCGCCTTCCTCAAGAAAGCGCCGGATGTTGCGCATCTTGATGTTGTAGTCGCCTTCGTCGGTCCCGGGCCGGAACTTGATTTCCTTGACCTCGATGACCTTCTGCTTCGACTTCGCCTCGGCGGCCTTCTTCTGCTCGTGGTACTTGAACTTGCCGTACTCGATCAGGCGACAGACCGGCGGATTGGCCGCCGCGACTACTTCCACCAGATCCACGTCTTGCTCGCCGGCCAGCCGCAAGGCCTCGGCAAGACTCACGACGCCCAATGGCTCGTTCTCGGGCCCGATCAGGCGGACTTCCGGGGCCATGATCTCCCGGTTCAGGCGGTGTTGGCGTTCCTCGCGGTGGCGGCGGTCGCGAAATGCAGTAGCGATGGTCGGATCCTTCAATCAATTTGCTACAAAATCTGTAGCGAACACCTTCGAGTCCACGCCCACAAGCAGCCTGATTGATCAAAATCAGCCTTTGAATCCGTTCAAATTCAAAGCTTGTGTTGGATGTCGTGAGCGATCTTTTGGGAGAACGCTTCCACCGACATGGCACCGAGATCAAGATTGCCCCGGGCGCGCACTGCGACGGCACCTGCTTCCTTTTCCTTGTCGCCCACGACGAGGATGTAGGGAAGCTTTTGCAACGAATGCTTCCGTATTTTATACGTAATCTTTTCGTTGTGCAGATCGAGCGAAACTCTAAGCCCTTGATCTAGCAGCGTTTTCGCAACTTGAGATGCGTAATCGGCCTGCCCTTCACTGATGTTGAGCACCGCCACCTGTACCGGCGCGAGCCAGGCGGGCAGCGCCCCCGAATGGTGTTCGATCAGCATGCCGATGAAGCGCTCCAGGCTGCCGACGATGGCCCGATGCAACATCACCGGATGAGCCCTGCCACTCGACTCCGTGACGTACTCGGCACCCAGCCGCTCGGCCATGTTGAAGTCCACCTGCATCGTCCCGCATTGCCAGTGCCGGCCGATGGCGTCGCGCAGCGTGTATTCGATCTTGGGGCCATAGAAGGCACCTTCGCCGGGCGAAATGACGAAGTCCACGCCCGAGCGGCGCAATGCCTCCATGAGCGCACTTTCGGCCTTGTCCCAGAGCTCATCGGAGCCGATGCGGTTGTCGGGCCGCGTCGCCACCTTGTAGAGGATGTCCTTGAAGCCGAAATCGGCATACACCTTGAGCAGTTGGCCCGTATAGGCCACGCACTCCTCCAGGATATGGTCTTCCGTGCAAAAGATGTGGCCGTCGTCCTGCGTGAAGCCCCGCACCCGCATGATCCCGTGCAGGCCGCCCGAGGGCTCGTTGCGGTGGCACTGCCCGAATTCGCCGTAGCGGATCGGGAGGTCACGGTAGCTGCGCAGATCGCTCTTGAAGATCAGCACATGGCCCGGGCAGTTCATCGGCTTGAGCGCGTAGTCGCGCTTCTCCGACTCCGTCGTGAACATGTTCTCGCGGTAGTTCTGCCAGTGACCCGTCTTCTCCCACAGGCTTTTGTCGAGGATCTGCGGTCCCTTGACCTCCTGGTACCCCGTGTCACGGTACACCTTTCGCATGTACTGCTCGACTTGCTGCCAGATCGCCCAGCCCTTGGGGTGCCAGAACACCACGCCCGGCGCCACCTCATCGATGTGGAACAGGTCCAGTTCCTTGCCAAGCCGGCGGTGGTCGCGCTTTTCGGCCTCTTCGATGCGACGGATGTAGTCGTCCAGCTGCTTCTTGTCGGCCCACGCCGTGCCGTAGATGCGCTGCAATTGCTCATTGCGGGCGTCGCCGCGCCAGTAGGCGCCCGCCAGCTTCGTGAGCTTGAACACCTTGAGGAAACGCGTGTTCGGCACATGCGGGCCGCGGCACATGTCGACGTATTCCTGGTGGTAATACAGGCCCATCGCCTTCTCGTCGGGCATGTCCTCGACCAGTCGCAGCTTGTAGTCCTCGCCACGGGACTTGAATACCTCGATGACTTCGTCGCGCGACGTCATCTTCTTGACCACGTCGTAGTCCTGGGCGATCAGTTCGCGCATGCGCGCCTCGATCGCCTCCATGTCATCGGGCGTGAAGGGGCGCTCGTACGAGATGTCGTAGTAGAAGCCCTCCTCGATCACGGGTCCGATCACCATCTTGGCCGTCGGAAAGAGCTGCTTGACGGCGTGGCCGACCAGATGCGCCGTGGAATGGCGGATGATCTCCAAGCCTTCCTCGTCCTTGGGCGTGATGATCTGCAGCTTGGCGTCCTGCTCGATCAGGTCGCTTGCATCGACGAGTCGGCCATCCACCTTGCCAGCCACCGTCATCTTCGCCAAGCCGGGGCCGATGGACCTGGCAATGTCGGCCACGGAAACCGGGCCAGGGAATTCGCGGCGCGAGTTGTCGGGGAGCGTGATCTGGATCATGGAAAAACCTCGGCGAGAAAACAAAAAGCGCGGTCGTCGGACCGCGCTTGGCTATGAGTGAGGGCGCTGGAAACTTCCAGCCTGCGCGGCCTACCAGCCTTCTCCTTCAAGGAAAAGGCCGCTCATTTCTCGCGGCGGAGTTCGCGGTGTCATAACCAGGATGCCTTTCTCGCCCTTGTTGCTGCTCTGACGGAAGCTTGCGATTCTAGCCGCTGAGTTCGGGATTGGAGCGCGTGTTGTTAAGCCCTGGCACCTCCAACAGCTCAACGGCCTGGCCGGTACGTTGAACAGGCGGGCGCGCACGTGTCGTGCCCGCGGTCGACGAAAAGATGTCTGAAGCCGTGCAGACAAAAAAATCCCCGCGGATTACTCGCGCGGGGATCAACCTCAGTGACAGCGGGTTATCAGTGGAATTGCTCTTCCTCGGTCGAGCCGGTGAGTGCCGTGACGCTCGACTTGCCGCCCTGGATCACGGTGGTCACCTCGTCGAAGTAGCCGGTGCCGACTTCCTGCTGGTGCGACACGAAGGTGTAGCCGCGATCGCGCGCCGCGAACTCCGGCTCCTGCACCTTCTCGACATAGGCCGACATGCCGCGCTGCACGTAGTCCTGCGCGAGGTCGAACATGTTGAACCACATGGAATGGATGCCTGCCAGCGTGATGAACTGGTACTTGTAACCCATGGCGCCCAGCTCCTTCTGGAACTTGGCGATGGTGGCGTCGTCGAGATTCTTCTTCCAGTTGAAGGACGGCGAGCAGTTGTAGGCCAGCATCTTGCCCGGATGCACCTTGTGCACGGCATCCGCGAACTTACGCGCGAACTCGAGGTCCGGCGTGCCGGTTTCGCACCACACCAGGTCGGCATAGTGGGCGTAGGCGATGGCGCGCGAGATAGCCTGATCGATGCCCTTCTTCGTCTTGTAGAAGCCTTCCGCTGTGCGCTCGCCAGTGAGGAAGGGCTTGTCGTTCTCGTCGTAATCGCTGGTCAGCAGGTCGGCCGCTTCGGCGTCGGTACGCGCGATCACCAGCGTCGGCGTGCCGCAGACATCGGCCGCCATGCGCGCGGCGATCAGCTTCTGCACCGCTTCGGTGGTCGGCACCAGCACCTTGCCGCCCATGTGGCCGCATTTCTTGACCGAAGCGAGCTGGTCTTCGAAGTGCACGCCGCCGGCGCCCGCCTTGATCATGGCCTTCATCAGCTCGAAGCCGTTGAGCACGCCGCCGAAGCCCGCTTCGGCATCGGCCACGATGGGCGCGAAGTAGTCGACGTAGCCCTTGTCACCGGGATTGGTGCCCTTGGACCACTGGATCTCGTCAGCACGGCGGAAGGTGTTGTTGATGCGCTCGACCACGGTCGGCACCGAGTCCACGGGATACAGCGACTGGTCGGGGTACATGGCGGCATAGCTGTTGTTGTCGGCCGCGACTTGCCAGCCTGACAAGTAGATCGCCTTGATCCCCGCCTTGACCTGCTGCATTGCCTGGCCACCGGTGAGCGCCCCCAGGCAGTTGACGTAGGGTTCGTTGTTCACCAAGTCCCACAGCTTCTCGGCGCCGCGGCGCGCGATCGTGTATTCGATCGGAAAGGACCCGCGCAGGCGCACCACGTCGGCGGCACTGTAGCCCCGCTTGATGCCCTTCCAGCGCGGGTTGGTCGCCCACTCTTTCTCGAGCGCGGCAATCTGCTGTTCGCGGCTCAGTTGTTCGGTAATGGTTTGAGGCATGGTCACTCCAAGGGTTGATTGAGGATGAGCGCTGAGGCTTGAAGCCAACTTTACGCCATGGCTCCTGTCTTATGTCTTATAGAAGACATAATTTTTTACCTTTATATTCAAGGACTTAGAGTTGGGTTTTCCCAATGCGGAATGTTTTTTCTCATATTGAGAAAATATATTGCGACGCAGCATGTCTCTATTCCGCATTACAAAAAGATCTCCTCGGTCATGAAAACCGGGCCGCGCGATCGAACCAGTCGCCCGAAGCGATCACGCTCCGCCCCTCAATGCGCGCCGGATGGATCTCGTAAACAAGGCAAAGGAGCTGGCAGGCACCCGCTTGCACCTGTAGCTCGCGCTTGATGTACTCGCCGCTGTCGTCGGGCCGCACCTCCTCCAGTTGGTCGAGCTGCGGCTCGAGCGCCGGCGCGATGGCGTAGACCTCGCCGATCAGCACGCCGCTGCCGCCAAGCACCGCGCCGGGATAGCTGCCCAGGTCGTACATCGTGCCCTGGATGCGCGCGTCAGCCACGTAGCGCGGAGCGGGGCGGAACCGTCCAATGTCGTTGCGCCCGCCGCGCCGCAAGGTGCCGTAGACAAACACATGGCGTGGCTTGCAGGGTGAATGGGGCATCATCATCGGCTCGTCCTCGCAATACGACCAGTCTATTGAACCCCGCCCTCCCCGCGCCCGGCCGCCTCGTCGCCTATGGGTGCCTGGCCCTCAGCATGTCGCTGGTCGGCAGCTACGTCGCCCTCTCCAAACCACTGGTCGTCGCCTTCCCGGTATTCCTGCTTGCCTGGCTCCGCTTCGGCATCGCCGCCCTGGCGATGCCGCATTGGCTGCGTCGTCCCCCCAACGAGCCAGCGATGACGGCGCGCACGCGCGGCCTGGTCTTCCTCGAGTCCTTCCTCGGCAACTTCCTGTTCTCGATCTGCATGCTGTTCGGCGTGAGCCTGACCAGCGCCGTATCGGCGGGCGTGATCATGGCCACGATCCCCGCAGCGGTCGCGATCGGCAGCCGGGTCTTCCTGCGCGAGAGCATCACGCGACGGACCGCGCTCGCCATCGCCTGCGCGGCCGGCGGCATCGGCCTCCTTGCGCTCGCGCCCACGCAGCCCTCCGCCCCCACGGGCAGCACCACTGCTGTCTCCATGGCCTGGCTCGGCAACCTCCTCGTGTTCTGCGCGGTGCTCTGCGAGGCGGCTTACGCGGTGATCGGCAAGTCGCTCACCGGAAAGCTCGGACCCAAGCGCATCTCGTCGCTGATCAATCTCTGGGGCTTCGTGCTCTCGACGCCGCTGGGGTTGTGGTTCGCGTTGCGCTTCGACTTCGGCGCTGTTCCGCCGGGCCTGTGGGTCTTGTTGGTGGTCTATGCGCTGGCTGCCAGCATCTGGACGGTGTGGCTCTGGATGACGGGCCTCAAGGGGGTGCCGGCCTCGCAGGCGGGAGTGTTCACGGTGATGCTGCCCGTGAGCGCGGCCATGGTCGGCGTGCTCGTGCTCGGCGAAAAGCTGTCGCTGCTGCAGGTGTGCGCCTTCGCATTTGCGCTGCTCGGCGTGGTGCTCGCGACCTGGCCTTCGCGCCGCGCCTGAAGCGCGGCGACAGGGCCTGAAGGCGCTTCAGAGTGCGAAGCACTCCCGTCTCTCCTCTGTAAAAACAACAGCTCCCAATGAAAAAGTCCCTTTTTCCCTTGGAAACGCGTTTCTTCTCCTTTAGCATCCGCAGTGCCAGTGGAGACACCGTTTTCATTGGTGAAAAGTGACCAATTTAAAAAGGAAATCAACCATGGCAACTGCAAAGAAGGCTCCGGCCAAGAAAGCGCCTGCAAAGAAGGCTGCTCCTGCGAAGAAGGCCGCACCGGCCAAGAAGGCTGCTCCGGCGAAGAAGGCGGCACCCGCCAAGAAGGCTGCCCCCGCAAAGAACGCTGCTGCTAAGAAGGCTGCTCCCGCCAAGAAGCGCACGCCCAACGCCGCGTTCATGAAGGCCCTCACCCCCAGCCCGGCGCTCGCCGCCGTCGTGGGTTCGACGCCTCTGCCGCGCACCGCCGTCGTGAGCAAGCTGTGGGACTACATCAAGAAGAACAACCTGCAGGACAAGGCCAACAAGCGCAACATCAACGCTGACGCCAAGCTGAAGGAAATCTTCGGCAAGCCGCAAGTCTCGATGTTCGAGCTGGCCTCGCTGATCGGCAAGCACGTGAAGTGACCTCCCGGAGCGCCACCAGGCGCTTCAATGAAAAAGCCGGCGCAAGCCGGCTTTTTTCTTGCAGCGGCCCAGCGCTTGCAGCGGCTCAGCGGGCCCCGCGCGCCTGCGCCGCCTTGGTGATGACCGACAGCGTGCCGCGCGTCGTGATGACCTCGGGGTCGAGGGGGATCTCGATCAGCGTGCCCGTATCGGCCGCCAGCGCACGCAGCAGCGCCGCCTCGAACTGCGCGGTCTCGGTGACGCGCTCGGCAACGTAGCCATAAGCGCGCGCAAGTGCGCAGAAGTCCGGGTTGGCCAGGGCCGTGCCGCTCACCTTCGCCGGGTACTCGCGTTCCTGATGCATGCGGATGGTGCCGAACATGCCGTTGTTGAGCAGCAAGATGATGCTCTTGCCGCCATGCTGCGTGGCCGTAGCAAGTTCCTGCCCGTTCATCAGGAAGTCTCCATCGCCCGCGATGGTGAAGGCGACGCGGCCGGTCGCGATGTTCGCCCCGATGCCCGCCGGCACGCCGTAACCCATGGCGCCGCTGGTCGGCGCCAGCTGCGTCTTGTGGCCTTTGGCGAGGCCGTGGTAGCGAAAGTAGCGGTGCACCCAGCTGGCGAAGTTGCCGGCCCCGTTGGTGATGGCCGCATCCGCCGGTAGGTGCTGCTGCAGGGTACGAACCACCGCCACCAGATCGACGGCGCCGCGCGGCGACTCGGCCGGCAACCCGGCAAGCGCCTGCGGCTCCAGGTTGGCGAGGTAGTCGGCATGCAACTGCGCGGCCCACGGCTCCCACGGCAATTCGGCCGGGGGACTCAGCACCTCCAGGCTGCGCGCCGCCGCGCTCATGCCGGCGTTGATGGCGAGGTCCGCCTGGTAGACGCGGTTGAGCTCCTCCGCACTCGCATGGATGTGAACCAGCGTCTGCGCGGGCCGTGGCGCCTCGAGCAGCGTGTAGCCGCCCGTCGTCATCTCGCCCAGCCGGGGCCCGATGGCCAGCACGAGATCGCTGTGCTTCACGTGCTCGGCCAGTCGAGGATTGATCGCGATGCCCACGTCGCCGGCGTAGAGCGGGTGATGGTTGTCGAAGGTATCCTGGAAGCGGAAAGCGTTCGCCACCGGCAGCTTCCAGTTCTCGGCAAAGCGCTGCAGCGCCTGCGCCGCCTGCACGGTCCAGCCGCCGCCGCCGGCGATCACCAGCGGACGCTGCGCCTTCATCAGCAGCTCGCGCAGGGTCCGCAGCGCGCCCGGATCGCTCCAGGGTTGAACGGCCTCGACGCGTGCCAGCGGTCGCGCCGAGGACATGCTGCGCAGCATGTCCTCCGGCAACACCAGCACCACAGGGCCGGGGCGTCCGTTCATGGCCGTCGCGAAAGCGCGCGCCACGTACTCGGGAATCCGGTCGGCATCGTCGATGCGCTCCACGCGCTTGGCAAAGCCCTTGGTGCTGGGCCCGAAGAAACTGCCGTAGTCGACCTCCTGGAAAGCCTCGCGGTCGCGGAAGTCGCTGCCGACATCGCCGACGAAGAGCACCATCGGCGTCGAGTCCTGGAAGGCGTTGTGCACGCCGATCGAGGCGTTGGTCGCTCCGGGGCCGCGCGTCACGAAGCAGATGCCGGGCCGGCCCGTCAACTTGCCGTGGGCCTCGGCCATGAAAGCCGCTCCGCCTTCCTGGCGATTGACGATGAAGCGGATGCGCTCGGCATAGGCATGAAAGCCATCGAGCACCGCCAGGAAGCTTTCGCCCGGCACCCCGAACGCAAGTTCCACGCCTTGCTCGATGAGGCACTCGACGATCAGGTGGCCTGCGGATTGCGACGAACTCATGGGCGGGCGCCTCTCTGCTGCAATATCAAAAGGAGCCGCGATTATCCGCACACCGCAGGAATACTTGCCTTAATTCCCCAATTGGTTAAATTGCACCCATGAAGACGCCGCCGACAGCGCCCATCGAACCCCGCTCACGCGATGCCGACCGATCGCAGCTCGCAATCCTCGACTCGGCCCGCGACGAGTTCGCGCAACGCGGCCTGGCCGGCGCACGCATGGACAGCATCGCCGCGCGCGCGGGACTCAACAAGCGACTGATCTACTACTACTTCGGCAGCAAGGACGACCTCTTCCTGGCGGTACTCGAGCGCACCTATGCCGATATCCGCGATGCCGAGCAGCAATTGCACCTGGACGAGGTCGAACCCGTGGAGGCGATCCGGCGCCTGGTCTCCTTCACCTGGCACTACTACCTGGAGCACCCCGAGTTCATCACGCTGCTCAACAGCGAGAACCTGCATCGCGCCGCGCACCTCAAGCGCTCCGGGCGAATTCAGGAAATGAACTCGCCGCTGGTCCAGCTGCTCGACGGGGTGCTCGAGCGCGGCCGGCGCAAAAACCTCTTCCGCGCCGGCATCGATCCGGTGCAGCTCTACATCTCGATCGCCGCGCTCTGCTACTTCTATCTCTCGAACAACGACACGCTCTCGGCCATCTTCGGCCGCGACCTGCGCGCGCCCAAGGCAATGGCGCAGCGCCTGTCGCACATGACCGACCTGGTGCTGGGCTACGTCCTGCACTGATGCGGGTATCTCCTAGGGCCGAGCCGTTGACGGGCTCGCGAACGGCTTCCTAGAATTGACAATTCAC
Protein-coding regions in this window:
- the pheS gene encoding phenylalanine--tRNA ligase subunit alpha, with the translated sequence MNELDSLVDTARAAFAEAKAPAELENAKAQFLGKAGRITELMKGMAALSVDEKKSRGAAINLAKQAIEAALAARRQQLADEELAVQLRAEALDVTLPGRRRAGGGLHPVSRTMERIQAIFSSMGFDVADGPEIETDWHSFTSLNNPPNHPARSMQDTFYVDINGEDGIPYNLRPHTSPMQVRYAHQHIKKYKAEFAAAAADTTGTVKAPEIRVIAPGRTYRVDSDATHSPMFHQCEGLWLGENVSFKDLKVIFTDFCRTFFETDDLVLRFRPSFFPFTEPSAEIDIQFQTGPLAGRWLEVSGSGQVHPQVVRNMGLDPERYIGFAFGMGPDRLTMLRYGVNDLRLFFDGDLRFLSQFQ
- the rplT gene encoding 50S ribosomal protein L20, with the protein product MPRVKRGVTARARHKKVLALAKGFRGRRGNVFRIAKQAVMKAGQYAYRDRRTKKRVFRQLWIARINAASRELGLTYSQFANGIRKAGIEIDRKVLADIAVHDKAAFAGIVEQVKAKLAA
- the rpmI gene encoding 50S ribosomal protein L35; protein product: MPKMKTKSSAKKRFRVRPGGTVKRGQAFKRHILTKKTTKNKRHLRGATAVHETNMVSMAAMLPGSGI
- the infC gene encoding translation initiation factor IF-3, with product MKDPTIATAFRDRRHREERQHRLNREIMAPEVRLIGPENEPLGVVSLAEALRLAGEQDVDLVEVVAAANPPVCRLIEYGKFKYHEQKKAAEAKSKQKVIEVKEIKFRPGTDEGDYNIKMRNIRRFLEEGDKCKITLRFRGREITHQELGLALLQRIRDDLGDSIVVEQFPKLEGRQMIMMIAPGRKKGGGGPAKAASEPTTAPAAA
- the thrS gene encoding threonine--tRNA ligase; translation: MIQITLPDNSRREFPGPVSVADIARSIGPGLAKMTVAGKVDGRLVDASDLIEQDAKLQIITPKDEEGLEIIRHSTAHLVGHAVKQLFPTAKMVIGPVIEEGFYYDISYERPFTPDDMEAIEARMRELIAQDYDVVKKMTSRDEVIEVFKSRGEDYKLRLVEDMPDEKAMGLYYHQEYVDMCRGPHVPNTRFLKVFKLTKLAGAYWRGDARNEQLQRIYGTAWADKKQLDDYIRRIEEAEKRDHRRLGKELDLFHIDEVAPGVVFWHPKGWAIWQQVEQYMRKVYRDTGYQEVKGPQILDKSLWEKTGHWQNYRENMFTTESEKRDYALKPMNCPGHVLIFKSDLRSYRDLPIRYGEFGQCHRNEPSGGLHGIMRVRGFTQDDGHIFCTEDHILEECVAYTGQLLKVYADFGFKDILYKVATRPDNRIGSDELWDKAESALMEALRRSGVDFVISPGEGAFYGPKIEYTLRDAIGRHWQCGTMQVDFNMAERLGAEYVTESSGRAHPVMLHRAIVGSLERFIGMLIEHHSGALPAWLAPVQVAVLNISEGQADYASQVAKTLLDQGLRVSLDLHNEKITYKIRKHSLQKLPYILVVGDKEKEAGAVAVRARGNLDLGAMSVEAFSQKIAHDIQHKL
- the aceA gene encoding isocitrate lyase yields the protein MPQTITEQLSREQQIAALEKEWATNPRWKGIKRGYSAADVVRLRGSFPIEYTIARRGAEKLWDLVNNEPYVNCLGALTGGQAMQQVKAGIKAIYLSGWQVAADNNSYAAMYPDQSLYPVDSVPTVVERINNTFRRADEIQWSKGTNPGDKGYVDYFAPIVADAEAGFGGVLNGFELMKAMIKAGAGGVHFEDQLASVKKCGHMGGKVLVPTTEAVQKLIAARMAADVCGTPTLVIARTDAEAADLLTSDYDENDKPFLTGERTAEGFYKTKKGIDQAISRAIAYAHYADLVWCETGTPDLEFARKFADAVHKVHPGKMLAYNCSPSFNWKKNLDDATIAKFQKELGAMGYKYQFITLAGIHSMWFNMFDLAQDYVQRGMSAYVEKVQEPEFAARDRGYTFVSHQQEVGTGYFDEVTTVIQGGKSSVTALTGSTEEEQFH
- a CDS encoding gamma-glutamylcyclotransferase family protein, giving the protein MMMPHSPCKPRHVFVYGTLRRGGRNDIGRFRPAPRYVADARIQGTMYDLGSYPGAVLGGSGVLIGEVYAIAPALEPQLDQLEEVRPDDSGEYIKRELQVQAGACQLLCLVYEIHPARIEGRSVIASGDWFDRAARFS
- a CDS encoding DMT family transporter → MNPALPAPGRLVAYGCLALSMSLVGSYVALSKPLVVAFPVFLLAWLRFGIAALAMPHWLRRPPNEPAMTARTRGLVFLESFLGNFLFSICMLFGVSLTSAVSAGVIMATIPAAVAIGSRVFLRESITRRTALAIACAAGGIGLLALAPTQPSAPTGSTTAVSMAWLGNLLVFCAVLCEAAYAVIGKSLTGKLGPKRISSLINLWGFVLSTPLGLWFALRFDFGAVPPGLWVLLVVYALAASIWTVWLWMTGLKGVPASQAGVFTVMLPVSAAMVGVLVLGEKLSLLQVCAFAFALLGVVLATWPSRRA
- a CDS encoding SWIB/MDM2 domain-containing protein — translated: MATAKKAPAKKAPAKKAAPAKKAAPAKKAAPAKKAAPAKKAAPAKNAAAKKAAPAKKRTPNAAFMKALTPSPALAAVVGSTPLPRTAVVSKLWDYIKKNNLQDKANKRNINADAKLKEIFGKPQVSMFELASLIGKHVK
- a CDS encoding thiamine pyrophosphate-binding protein, with the translated sequence MSSSQSAGHLIVECLIEQGVELAFGVPGESFLAVLDGFHAYAERIRFIVNRQEGGAAFMAEAHGKLTGRPGICFVTRGPGATNASIGVHNAFQDSTPMVLFVGDVGSDFRDREAFQEVDYGSFFGPSTKGFAKRVERIDDADRIPEYVARAFATAMNGRPGPVVLVLPEDMLRSMSSARPLARVEAVQPWSDPGALRTLRELLMKAQRPLVIAGGGGWTVQAAQALQRFAENWKLPVANAFRFQDTFDNHHPLYAGDVGIAINPRLAEHVKHSDLVLAIGPRLGEMTTGGYTLLEAPRPAQTLVHIHASAEELNRVYQADLAINAGMSAAARSLEVLSPPAELPWEPWAAQLHADYLANLEPQALAGLPAESPRGAVDLVAVVRTLQQHLPADAAITNGAGNFASWVHRYFRYHGLAKGHKTQLAPTSGAMGYGVPAGIGANIATGRVAFTIAGDGDFLMNGQELATATQHGGKSIILLLNNGMFGTIRMHQEREYPAKVSGTALANPDFCALARAYGYVAERVTETAQFEAALLRALAADTGTLIEIPLDPEVITTRGTLSVITKAAQARGAR
- a CDS encoding TetR/AcrR family transcriptional regulator → MKTPPTAPIEPRSRDADRSQLAILDSARDEFAQRGLAGARMDSIAARAGLNKRLIYYYFGSKDDLFLAVLERTYADIRDAEQQLHLDEVEPVEAIRRLVSFTWHYYLEHPEFITLLNSENLHRAAHLKRSGRIQEMNSPLVQLLDGVLERGRRKNLFRAGIDPVQLYISIAALCYFYLSNNDTLSAIFGRDLRAPKAMAQRLSHMTDLVLGYVLH